In a single window of the Melissococcus plutonius ATCC 35311 genome:
- the wecB gene encoding non-hydrolyzing UDP-N-acetylglucosamine 2-epimerase, whose translation MNKLKVMTVVGTRPEIIRLSAVIHQLENSKAVDHILVHTGQNYDYELNEVFFKDFHLRKPDYFLDAANKSTPIETIGNILIKIDPILEKEKPDAFLILGDTNSCLCAIAAKKRHIPIFHMEAGNRCFDQRVPEETNRKIVDHLSDINLTYSDIAREYLLKEGIHADQVIKTGSPMYEVLNSHKKDIEKSNILEQLALKTNQYFLVSAHREENINSEQNFLNLVDTLNTIAEIYTLPIIVSTHPHTMQMIKEKKIHFHQKIQLMKPMGFNDYNKLQINARAVLSDSGTISEEASILDFKALNIRQAHERPEAMEEACVMMVGMHKERILQGLEILQSQEQMTLRPVTDYSMPNVSEKVLRIILSYTDYVNRIVWYK comes from the coding sequence ATGAATAAATTAAAAGTTATGACTGTGGTTGGAACCAGACCTGAAATTATCCGATTATCAGCTGTTATTCATCAATTAGAAAATTCAAAAGCCGTCGATCATATCTTAGTTCATACAGGGCAAAATTATGATTATGAGCTAAATGAAGTTTTTTTTAAAGATTTTCATTTACGAAAACCTGATTATTTTTTGGATGCTGCAAATAAATCAACTCCTATAGAAACGATTGGGAATATTTTGATTAAAATTGATCCTATTTTGGAAAAAGAAAAACCAGATGCCTTTTTAATTTTAGGAGATACGAATAGTTGTTTATGTGCAATTGCTGCTAAAAAGCGTCATATTCCTATTTTCCATATGGAAGCTGGTAACCGTTGTTTTGATCAGCGTGTTCCAGAGGAAACGAATCGGAAAATTGTGGATCATTTGTCTGATATTAACTTAACTTATAGTGATATTGCTAGAGAGTATTTATTAAAAGAAGGCATACATGCAGACCAAGTTATAAAAACAGGTAGTCCTATGTATGAAGTATTAAATTCTCATAAAAAAGATATTGAAAAATCAAACATCCTTGAACAATTAGCTTTAAAAACAAATCAGTATTTTTTAGTTTCTGCTCATCGAGAAGAGAATATCAACTCAGAGCAAAATTTTTTAAATTTAGTCGATACATTGAATACTATTGCAGAAATTTATACATTACCTATTATTGTCAGTACCCATCCCCATACCATGCAAATGATTAAGGAAAAGAAGATTCATTTCCATCAAAAAATTCAATTGATGAAACCGATGGGATTTAACGACTACAATAAATTGCAAATCAATGCTAGAGCAGTATTAAGCGATAGTGGAACAATCAGTGAAGAAGCATCCATTTTAGATTTTAAGGCATTAAATATCCGCCAAGCTCATGAACGTCCAGAAGCTATGGAAGAAGCTTGCGTCATGATGGTAGGTATGCATAAGGAACGTATTTTACAAGGATTAGAAATATTGCAATCTCAAGAACAAATGACATTAAGACCAGTAACAGACTATTCAATGCCAAATGTTTCGGAAAAAGTATTGAGAATTATTTTATCTTATACTGATTATGTAAATCGGATAGTGTGGTATAAATGA
- a CDS encoding glycosyltransferase, with protein MRILLINTVCGIGSTGRMCTDIYDILEKNGHECCIAYGRGKKVQEGIYKSYRIGTNFSIYSHVFATRLFDKQGFASKTATRKFINFIDQYDPDIIHLHNVHGYYLNIELLFHYLKSSKKRVIWTLHDCWTFSGHSATLDFDEQNNLEVFPKERSELSEYPATWFFDRSKKII; from the coding sequence ATGAGGATATTATTAATTAATACTGTTTGTGGTATTGGAAGTACTGGTAGAATGTGTACAGATATTTATGATATTTTGGAAAAAAATGGACATGAATGTTGTATCGCTTATGGCAGAGGTAAAAAAGTTCAGGAAGGAATATATAAATCCTATAGAATTGGGACAAATTTCTCAATTTATTCACATGTTTTTGCAACCCGACTGTTTGATAAACAAGGATTTGCATCAAAAACAGCGACACGAAAATTCATAAATTTTATTGATCAGTATGATCCTGATATTATCCATCTACATAATGTTCATGGTTATTATCTAAATATTGAACTGCTATTCCACTATTTAAAATCATCAAAAAAAAGAGTGATTTGGACTTTGCATGATTGTTGGACATTTTCAGGACATAGTGCTACTTTAGATTTTGATGAGCAGAATAATTTAGAGGTATTTCCAAAGGAACGTTCTGAACTTTCTGAATATCCAGCTACTTGGTTTTTTGATCGCTCTAAAAAAATTATTTAA
- a CDS encoding glycosyltransferase: MDLDKFKLQNPEQLKQKLGLSNQIIILGIASRWVEKKGISYFNELAAKLPEQFQIILVGQKDKIAINEKIIHIEQTNNIDELAAFYSLADIFLNPTLADNFPTTNLESLACGTPVITFRTGGSPETIDDTCGRVTLEKSSDALYQTILDVLATNFSSKACILHSKRFDKWNAYGQYLRLYNNDI; encoded by the coding sequence ATTGATTTAGATAAATTTAAATTACAAAATCCTGAGCAATTAAAACAAAAATTAGGTTTATCGAATCAAATAATTATTTTGGGAATTGCTAGTCGATGGGTTGAGAAGAAAGGCATTAGTTACTTTAATGAATTAGCAGCTAAATTACCAGAACAATTTCAAATTATTTTGGTAGGTCAAAAGGATAAAATAGCAATCAACGAGAAAATTATTCATATTGAACAAACGAATAATATTGATGAACTTGCTGCTTTTTATTCATTAGCAGATATATTTTTGAATCCTACATTGGCAGATAATTTTCCAACGACCAATCTAGAATCCTTAGCTTGTGGAACACCAGTGATTACTTTTCGAACAGGAGGTTCTCCAGAAACAATCGATGATACTTGTGGAAGAGTTACCTTAGAAAAGAGTTCAGATGCCTTGTATCAAACGATTCTAGATGTATTGGCCACCAATTTTTCATCTAAAGCTTGTATTTTGCATTCAAAACGTTTTGATAAGTGGAATGCTTATGGCCAATATTTAAGATTATATAATAATGATATATAA